A genomic segment from Glycine soja cultivar W05 chromosome 18, ASM419377v2, whole genome shotgun sequence encodes:
- the LOC114395163 gene encoding receptor-like cytosolic serine/threonine-protein kinase RBK1, which yields MERIERRSKREEMKEKKWSRKIELTLMTMGGQNQKKEVVACDDDVLASPRDVFGVPISGTDSDSTGSSNYGGGPGSPGLGQNQAAQAQSQQWRAMIDVLRFKSVRRFSTIPLLAASYEISRKSLRNKLARIRPANEDDDFDGGINIDGISTKPSWRNFSYADLAVATDDFSPENLLGKGGHAEVYKGYLADGQVVAVKRIMRNEKEAEDRAGDFLTELGIIAHINHPNATRLIGFGIDNGLYFVLQLAPHGSLSSLLFGSECLEWKIRFKVAVGVAKGLQYLHHDCPRRIIHRDIKASNILLNENNEAEISDFGLAKWLADKCDHHVVFPIEGTFGYLAPEYFMHGIVDEKTDVFAFGVLLLELITGRRAVDSNSRESLVKWAKPLLDAKLIEEIVDPRLEDKYDLAEMKCVMATASLCIHHMSSKRPYMNQVVQLLKGEKVPNELNQNSSAPRSLLIDACDLEDYTCSNYLNDLNRHKQLLME from the exons ATGGAGAGAATAGAGAGGAGGAGCAAGAGGGAGgaaatgaaagagaagaaaTGGAGCCGAAAGATTGAGTTAACGTTGATGACGATGGGTGGCCAGAACCAGAAGAAAGAGGTGGTTGCCTGTGACGACGACGTATTGGCATCGCCGAGGGATGTGTTTGGGGTTCCTATTTCGGGGACGGATTCAGACAGCACGGGGAGCAGCAACTACGGCGGTGGGCCGGGGTCGCCGGGCCTGGGCCAGAACCAGGCAGCCCAGGCTCAGAGCCAGCAGTGGAGGGCGATGATTGATGTTTTGAGGTTCAAGTCCGTTAGGAGATTCTCGACGATCCCGTTGCTCGCAGCGAGCTACGAGATCTCGAGGAAGAGCCTGAGGAACAAGTTGGCGCGTATTCGGCCTGCGAATGAAGACGATGACTTCGATGGCGGTATTAACATTGATGGCATTTCCACTAAGCCTTCTTGGAGGAACTTCAGTTACGCTGACCTTGCCGTTGCCACGGACGATTTCAGCCCTG AGAACTTGCTTGGAAAAGGTGGTCATGCTGAAGTCTACAAAGGATACTTAGCAGATGGTCAAGTTGTAGCAGTAAAGAGGATAATGAGGAATGAAAAAGAAGCCGAGGACAGAGCTGGTGATTTCTTGACAGAACTTGGAATCATTGCTCACATTAACCACCCCAATGCAACACGCTTGATTGGGTTTGGGATCGACAATGGTCTCTACTTTGTTCTACAATTGGCCCCACATGGCAGCCTTTCCTCTTTGCTCTTTG GTTCTGAATGTTTGGAGTGGAAGATAAGGTTTAAAGTAGCTGTTGGGGTTGCAAAAGGATTGCAGTATCTCCACCACGATTGCCCAAGAAGAATCATTCACAGAGACATCAAAGCCTCAAACATTTTACTCAACGAAAATAATGAAGCTGAG ATTTCAGATTTTGGTTTGGCAAAGTGGCTCGCAGATAAGTGCGACCACCATGTTGTGTTCCCAATAGAAGGCACATTCGG GTATTTGGCTCCAGAGTACTTTATGCATGGAATTGTTGACGAGAAGACTGATGTTTTTGCATTTGGGGTTTTGTTACTGGAACTCATAACAGGTCGTCGTGCAGTTGATTCAAATAGTAGGGAAAGTCTTGTGAAATGG GCCAAACCACTGCTGGATGCAAAGTTGATCGAAGAAATAGTAGACCCCAGATTAGAAGATAAATATGATCTCGCAGAAATGAAGTGTGTCATGGCAACGGCTTCCTTGTGTATCCATCACATGTCCTCTAAGCGGCCATACATGAATCAG GTTGTGCAGCTACTAAAAGGGGAAAAGGTGCCTAATGAACTCAATCAAAATTCATCAGCTCCAAGATCACTCTTGATAGATGCATGTGACCTAGAAGATTATACTTGCTCTAATTATTTGAACGACCTCAATCGGCACAAGCAATTACTCATGGAGTGA